TATGACATCTCGTTCTGTAATTTTAGCTGGAATTGCTCATTAAATACTGCAGATAttaaacatttggacatatgcCTGGGAAACATAAACAGTAGAAACTCAAAAATCCACTTTCAGTCCATTTTGGGGAGTTTCTGTCACCACAAATCAACTTTTACATATTGGTAAACCCATATTTTGGTCAATCCCTTAGATAACGcttcatattgtgcatttggTGGAGTCCAtattgaagtaaaaaaaaacaaaaaaacttaacaaaaaaaaaagagatggtgaacagaaacaaaccaaaaacaaaaaggaacgGCCGTTTGGAAGTGGGTGCTGTGCAAGTAATCAGTGCAGCTTTGGTGAATGAATATTGGCGGTGCCAAACAAGTCCCAGCGTGACTACCACACCTGTTTGGTCCAATAGATGTCCGGGCGGTACATTGACGTGTTTGCGTACTCTCCTACCTGTTTGTTGCTGTATTTGGGTGGATTGGCCTTGTAGCTGTAATCCGAATATTGGTCGGAGCCCGTGGAGTTGTTGTCGCCCGTTCCTACAAAGGTGTTGGTAGCTGGGAGATCCTGAACGGCCTGGTGCTTCTTGGAGGCAGAGggtgactgtggctgcagctGGATGGACGGCAGGGGGGAGTTGGACCGATAGTGGCGGCCCAGATCAGGGCTTCCCGGTGGGTAGTTAAGGGGGAGATGGATTCTGGGACTGTCGTTTACGTCATTGATGAGGTTGAACTTGAGGCCTTTCTGTAGGCTggcctcctcatcttcctccagcgGCTTGGCTGGTTTTGGAGCTTTGCCCTTCTTGCTCTTTTTCCCTTTGCCATTTTTCGGGCCCTGCTTGGGAGCATACAGGTCCTTACTTTCCTTCTTGCCAGCTTGGTAGCCACTCTTGTTATCCTTCTTCAACCGGTGTCTGATGACCACCACAGCTACAATGACCAGAATCACACCAGCACCACCGGCAACAACGGCGTAAATTATTTTACTGGAGGGGTCAAGTGCGTAGTTGGGGTCTCCTGCAATGTCTCTGTCAAGAGGTGTGTAGAGACTGTGTCCGACGAGGGCCTCGATGAGGGAGACGTTAGATTTGGTGTCGTTTACAAAAACGTGGACGAGGGCAGTGGTGTGGCGAGGAGGTTTACCTTTATCACTGACCTTCACGACAAGCCGGTGTAGCCCATTGTGCTTTCCGGTGAATGCTTGGGCCACTGTGATCTCGCCACTGCTGGGTGAGATTTGGAAGAGGCCATGGGGGTTGCCACCTGTAATGGAGTAGCACAGCTCGGCATTGGGTCCAGCGTCAATGTCCTCGGCCTCGACCACCTCCACAAGTGTGTCTGGAGAGTTGACAGATGTCAGATACTTGTAGGAAGAGTTGGCAGGTTTGGTGACGTAGGGGGCGTTGTCGTTTTCGTCCAGGACATTGATGGTCACTCCGACATAAGAGGATCGAGGTGGGTCACCTGCATCCACGGCCTTCAGACGGAAGGTGTACGTGCTTTCCTTCTCACGGTCAAAGGAAATGCTGGACAGGATGGTTCCTGTGCCGTTCTGGATGACAAACTTGCCATTGTCCGGTTCCACAAACAGTCTCACTTGGGAATTTTCCCCCTTATCGGCATCAGTGACAGTCACTACACCAACAGGATTGAGTGGCGGCATGTTCTCGATGACAGAGAAGCTGTAGCCATTCAGCATGAACTTGGGGTCGTTGTCATTACGGTCTAAAACGTTTACTATCACTGTAGCGGTGCCGGTTTTACTTGGGAGGCCCTTGTCTGCTGCAGCCACATGGAACTCATAGCGCTCTGTCTCCTCGCGATCCAGCTGGTTCTTCACACGAACTTCTCCGGTGTTGGCACCGATTTCAAAGAGCCTGGTGGCCGAGGGCTCGATGATGCTATAGGCCAACTCTGCATTAGTGCCACTGTCTGCATCTGCCGCCACAACATAAAGCACTTGGTCACCTGGTTGGTTGCCCTCTGCGAAGTCCACCTCAAGCATCGGGGGAGAAAAGATCGGCGTGTTGTCGTTCATGTCTGTGACATGGACTTTGAGAGAGTTGGAGCTGGACAGAGCGGGGTTCCCAGAATCCACAGCAACTATTTCAATTCTGTAATCCTTGACACGTTCGTAATCCAGCAGGGTTGTTGTCTGCAGGAAGTATTTCCTCTTCCGATCATTGGCCGACTCTCTCGCAGGTCGGAGCTGAAATGGGACATCTCCTGCAACCACACAAGTCACAACAGCGTTTTCCCCCTCGTCACGGTCCGACACCTGGACCAGGGCGACTGGCGTACCAATGGGCATGTCTTCAGAGATGTTGGCTACGCCATCCTGGTGTGTTACCAAACCAATACCACGGATCTCGATGGCTGGCGCATTGTCATTTTGGTCCCTGACATTGATTGTCACTAGGACCTTGGAGCTCTTGGAATTGGGCCCACGATCTCTGGCAACCACAAAGAACTTGAGGAagctctcttcctctctgtccaCCAGACCTTTGACGTAGATGATGCCCGTCGAGCGGTCAATGCGCAGAAGTCTCTGGACAGTCTCGGATGCCTGATGGAGGCTGTAGTCTATCTCTCCATTGTTGCCGGTGTCAGCGTCACTGGCTCTGACCTACGAGGGGCAGAAAAAGAGGGTTATATTTTCAGCCCAAcactgtaaaacaaaaacaacagaacagcagAAAATACAAGAAATAAATATAAGATTAGCAGTTCAGACACTCGATTAGTTTGATGGCAGGAAACTGTTTTAACACCCTTAACttcctcttcaaatctaggctaaaaacctacttatttagaaTTGCCTTTAATACCCagcagtatgatgacacttttatcttattttatcttattcgattttattgtattttattgctttcactgttcttttattgtttttacttattcttctctttatttatcacctgttttaaagcattttggtacaccgtaaggattgtctgtaaagggctgtataaataaagtacatttacatttaacttGGCAAGAAAAACCTGGTGTGCTGTGTCATTATCATCCAAATATACTGTCGAActttaaatgtgattttaatTCAGTCAGATGTCACAGTGAGACTTAAgacatcacattttattcttCATGTTGCTTCTTTGAGTTCCTTTGAAAGAGTCAACACCATTACGAATGCAACACTATAAAGCCTTGCATGTTTTTCTAAAGGGAAGGAGATTTCTGTTGTATGTAGGCTAGATGATCAAAGCTgagtacacacaaacacacaacaaaacatCCAACGGCCATGAAGCGGGTCATTGGCATCTAATGGGCAGATGAGTGAATGTTAATGTTCCTCTTATTATCCGAAAAGCTCCAGCTCTATTGGGCCCATTAGGAGCCCGCAGAGGACAGACCAACATCAGCCATAATCCAGTTTCATATGTGCAAACCCAAAGTGAAGCAAGGTAATTTGTCACTTAGGCAGTAGGAGCAGTCAGCAAAATGTAATTTTGGTTGCCCTCATTAGGATGCTTTTATATCTACACATTTAATGCTTTTTAACTGGATCTGTTCAATGCTACTGCTGCAGTTGATAAATGTAGGTCGTCAACTGAACTTCAAGTCGAACAGATGATATAAATGTCTCAGGTGCTGCTGGTTCAGCAGTTGTGCAGCATTCACCTGGGACctacagtaatgtaatgtggGGTCTTTAAATTTTAAGACCATTATTCCTTCAAAGCATGGTGAACCTGAGCCAAGTTTGCACTCTGCAAAATAATCTCCTTAAAAGTCCTTAAAAAAAGGAATTTTGCAAATGTGACAGGATagtattttaaaacaaaaaaataaaattaatcttTGGGCCAATAAAACAGAAATCTTACAATTGTAGCCGATCAGTTTATTTCAAATCAGTTTCATCTATATAGTGACATCTCACAACAAATTTCATCTTAAGGCAcacaaatgtttttatattcATAGTCTAAGTTCTGATTTACTTCTTTCACCACTATCTTTTCTGCAGGATATTCATCCAGTCAgaagttagcttagcttagctagcTGGGTTCCAATCAAAAATCCCTAAAACCAGCACCTAAAAGACTTTTATTCATATTCCTATCTTTATACAATCAAGATTGGATCTGATTTTCCTATCTCTGAATAGAAGCATGTTAGTTAAGATAGTCTTTGTGCTAAACTGTGctaactttatttttgtgaagatTATTCAGATAACATTAAATTCAGATTAGATTTAGTTTGCTTAGCACTGGATTGGACCATGTTAGCTAAGCTAGTGTTTGTGCTAACCTGGGCTAACTTATTTTTGTGAAGATTATTCAGATAACATTACATTCAGATTAGATCTGGTTTTCCTATCTCTGAATAGAAGCATGTTAGTTAAGCTATTCTTTGTGTTACACTGTGCTAATTCATTTTTTAAAGGATTTAGTGCTGTATGCAGCTAGGCTAGTTTAGTCTTTCTGCTAAACTAAGCTATAAATTATTTTTGTTAAGATTAATTATATGACATttagctctgattaaacagtcTAAGCACAGGATGGAGCCAAGCTATCTTAGCTCAGTCTTTTGCTACACTAAACTAACGCCTTTTTGAAAA
Above is a genomic segment from Odontesthes bonariensis isolate fOdoBon6 chromosome 13, fOdoBon6.hap1, whole genome shotgun sequence containing:
- the LOC142398028 gene encoding protocadherin-1-like isoform X3 — protein: MALPRWEALLLLAVVLMVSCSAAPTDILYRVPEEQPPGTLIGSLAADQGLPDTGHLYKLEVGSPYLRVDGKTGDIYTTDIPIDRESLRDCRNLFDGEKCLLEFEVSITDMVKGMGLGPRLIEGLIEVLDINDNTPQFSSPILSLAIPENTHIGALFSISMANDRDSGSNGVAEYTLTTGPDADMLFNLQVAVDSDEKLPQLVVMGNLDREKKDSYDMNIRVMDGGNPPRASSALLRVTVTDQNDNAPKFERSHYEAELQENSPLGHSVLQVRASDADTGNNGEIDYSLHQASETVQRLLRIDRSTGIIYVKGLVDREEESFLKFFVVARDRGPNSKSSKVLVTINVRDQNDNAPAIEIRGIGLVTHQDGVANISEDMPIGTPVALVQVSDRDEGENAVVTCVVAGDVPFQLRPARESANDRKRKYFLQTTTLLDYERVKDYRIEIVAVDSGNPALSSSNSLKVHVTDMNDNTPIFSPPMLEVDFAEGNQPGDQVLYVVAADADSGTNAELAYSIIEPSATRLFEIGANTGEVRVKNQLDREETERYEFHVAAADKGLPSKTGTATVIVNVLDRNDNDPKFMLNGYSFSVIENMPPLNPVGVVTVTDADKGENSQVRLFVEPDNGKFVIQNGTGTILSSISFDREKESTYTFRLKAVDAGDPPRSSYVGVTINVLDENDNAPYVTKPANSSYKYLTSVNSPDTLVEVVEAEDIDAGPNAELCYSITGGNPHGLFQISPSSGEITVAQAFTGKHNGLHRLVVKVSDKGKPPRHTTALVHVFVNDTKSNVSLIEALVGHSLYTPLDRDIAGDPNYALDPSSKIIYAVVAGGAGVILVIVAVVVIRHRLKKDNKSGYQAGKKESKDLYAPKQGPKNGKGKKSKKGKAPKPAKPLEEDEEASLQKGLKFNLINDVNDSPRIHLPLNYPPGSPDLGRHYRSNSPLPSIQLQPQSPSASKKHQAVQDLPATNTFVGTGDNNSTGSDQYSDYSYKANPPKYSNKQLPHRRVTFSTSNQAQDLQDASQHSYYDSGLEESETPSSKSSSGPRIGPLALPEDHYERTTPDGSIGEMEHPENETRVYEA
- the LOC142398028 gene encoding protocadherin-1-like isoform X1 produces the protein MALPRWEALLLLAVVLMVSCSAAPTDILYRVPEEQPPGTLIGSLAADQGLPDTGHLYKLEVGSPYLRVDGKTGDIYTTDIPIDRESLRDCRNLFDGEKCLLEFEVSITDMVKGMGLGPRLIEGLIEVLDINDNTPQFSSPILSLAIPENTHIGALFSISMANDRDSGSNGVAEYTLTTGPDADMLFNLQVAVDSDEKLPQLVVMGNLDREKKDSYDMNIRVMDGGNPPRASSALLRVTVTDQNDNAPKFERSHYEAELQENSPLGHSVLQVRASDADTGNNGEIDYSLHQASETVQRLLRIDRSTGIIYVKGLVDREEESFLKFFVVARDRGPNSKSSKVLVTINVRDQNDNAPAIEIRGIGLVTHQDGVANISEDMPIGTPVALVQVSDRDEGENAVVTCVVAGDVPFQLRPARESANDRKRKYFLQTTTLLDYERVKDYRIEIVAVDSGNPALSSSNSLKVHVTDMNDNTPIFSPPMLEVDFAEGNQPGDQVLYVVAADADSGTNAELAYSIIEPSATRLFEIGANTGEVRVKNQLDREETERYEFHVAAADKGLPSKTGTATVIVNVLDRNDNDPKFMLNGYSFSVIENMPPLNPVGVVTVTDADKGENSQVRLFVEPDNGKFVIQNGTGTILSSISFDREKESTYTFRLKAVDAGDPPRSSYVGVTINVLDENDNAPYVTKPANSSYKYLTSVNSPDTLVEVVEAEDIDAGPNAELCYSITGGNPHGLFQISPSSGEITVAQAFTGKHNGLHRLVVKVSDKGKPPRHTTALVHVFVNDTKSNVSLIEALVGHSLYTPLDRDIAGDPNYALDPSSKIIYAVVAGGAGVILVIVAVVVIRHRLKKDNKSGYQAGKKESKDLYAPKQGPKNGKGKKSKKGKAPKPAKPLEEDEEASLQKGLKFNLINDVNDSPRIHLPLNYPPGSPDLGRHYRSNSPLPSIQLQPQSPSASKKHQAVQDLPATNTFVGTGDNNSTGSDQYSDYSYKANPPKYSNKQLPHRRVTFSTSNQAQDLQDASQHSYYDSGLEESETPSSKSSSGPRIGPLALPEDHYERTTPDGSIGEMEHPENDLRSLPDVAMTGNCTRECTEFGHSDSCWMPGQPSPNRKVSKNAPTLSTFVPYQEMDGQEQLMANGSPKPVMTEERGTGGGGGGGGGAGGSKVANMRFMTPYSSAYPGSGDSSGKDCGLEEIPLSQAAEYHSATTPTGQTAKREIYL
- the LOC142398028 gene encoding protocadherin-1-like isoform X2 translates to MALPRWEALLLLAVVLMVSCSAAPTDILYRVPEEQPPGTLIGSLAADQGLPDTGHLYKLEVGSPYLRVDGKTGDIYTTDIPIDRESLRDCRNLFDGEKCLLEFEVSITDMVKGMGLGPRLIEGLIEVLDINDNTPQFSSPILSLAIPENTHIGALFSISMANDRDSGSNGVAEYTLTTGPDADMLFNLQVAVDSDEKLPQLVVMGNLDREKKDSYDMNIRVMDGGNPPRASSALLRVTVTDQNDNAPKFERSHYEAELQENSPLGHSVLQVRASDADTGNNGEIDYSLHQASETVQRLLRIDRSTGIIYVKGLVDREEESFLKFFVVARDRGPNSKSSKVLVTINVRDQNDNAPAIEIRGIGLVTHQDGVANISEDMPIGTPVALVQVSDRDEGENAVVTCVVAGDVPFQLRPARESANDRKRKYFLQTTTLLDYERVKDYRIEIVAVDSGNPALSSSNSLKVHVTDMNDNTPIFSPPMLEVDFAEGNQPGDQVLYVVAADADSGTNAELAYSIIEPSATRLFEIGANTGEVRVKNQLDREETERYEFHVAAADKGLPSKTGTATVIVNVLDRNDNDPKFMLNGYSFSVIENMPPLNPVGVVTVTDADKGENSQVRLFVEPDNGKFVIQNGTGTILSSISFDREKESTYTFRLKAVDAGDPPRSSYVGVTINVLDENDNAPYVTKPANSSYKYLTSVNSPDTLVEVVEAEDIDAGPNAELCYSITGGNPHGLFQISPSSGEITVAQAFTGKHNGLHRLVVKVSDKGKPPRHTTALVHVFVNDTKSNVSLIEALVGHSLYTPLDRDIAGDPNYALDPSSKIIYAVVAGGAGVILVIVAVVVIRHRLKKDNKSGYQAGKKESKDLYAPKQGPKNGKGKKSKKGKAPKPAKPLEEDEEASLQKGLKFNLINDVNDSPRIHLPLNYPPGSPDLGRHYRSNSPLPSIQLQPQSPSASKKHQAVQDLPATNTFVGTGDNNSTGSDQYSDYSYKANPPKYSNKQLPHRRVTFSTSNQAQDLQDASQHSYYDSGLEESETPSSKSSSGPRIGPLALPEDHYERTTPDGSIGEMEHPENGGASSSTQPERGAGQKRLP